The genomic region GGGTGGCCGGGGAACCCGCGCGGCGGGGTCCCGGTCTCGCGGCGAAACTGCTCCATCACCCGGTCGTAGAGGGCAAGGAATGCCGCATCGCCGGCGGCCCTCTCGAGCGCCTCCGGGGAGATCAGGCTCAGGATTCGCACGGGGTTGTGCCCGCTCTCGCGGTACGCCTGGAGGTCGAGGGCCCGCCAGAGCTCCCTCGCCTCGGGGTGCCAGCTCCACCACAGGTTGTAGGCAAGATCGGCCAGGCCGCCGATGCGTGCCGGCAAGTTGGGGATTGGATCGTTCTCCATCTTGAGCTGGATTGTAGCCCCGCCCGCACGAGACCCCCACACCGAGAGTTGTGTTTGTGGGAACTGCACCCTATCATGACGGACCGACGGGAGAACGGACGATGGGGGATCGCGAGGTGCGCATCGTGGACGGGGAGCCGACCTTGCTCACAGAGCAAGACCTGTGGCTGTTCGCCGAGGGGACCCACACCCGGCTGTACGAGGTCCTTGGCGCCCACCCAATCACCGTCGAGGGGAAGGCGGGGACCCTGTTCGCGGTGTGGGCCCCCGATGCGGAGGCAGTGTCCGTGGTCGGCGACTTCAACCGGTGGGACCCGGAGCGCCACCGGATGCGACCCCACCGACAGTCAGGGATCTGGGAGTGCTTCGTCCCCGGTGTTGGCCCGGGCGCCCTCTACAAGTACCACCTCACCTCACGCCATGGCCCGCGCCTCCTCAAGGCCGATCCGTTCGCGTTCCATTCCGAGGTCCCCCCCCGATCAGCGTCGGTGGTGTGGGATCTCGCTTACCGGTGGGGGGACTCCGCCTGGCTCCAGGTGCGGGGCGAGCGCAATGCCCTGGGCGCCCCGATCTCCATCTACGAGCTCCATCTCGGCTCCTGGCAGCGCACCGAGGATGGGCGCTACCTCACGTACCGCGAGCTCGCACCGCGGCTGGCGGCCTACCTCGAGGAGCTCGGGTTCACCCACGTCGAGTTCCTCCCCGTGATGGAGCACCCGTTCTATGGGTCGTGGGGGTACCAGATCACGGGCTACTTCGCCCCCACCTCGCGCTACGGGACGCCCCAGGACTTCATGTACCTCGTCGATTACCTTCATCAGAAGGGGATCGGGGTGATCCTCGATTGGGTCCCGTCCCACTTCGCCACGGATGGCCATGGGCTCGGGCAGTTCGATGGATCACACCTCTACGAGCACGCCGACCCCCGCCGCGGGATCCATCCCGACTGGGGAAGCTTCACCTTCAACTACAACCGGCACGAGGTGCGGAGTTTCCTCCTCTCCAGCGCCCTGTTTTGGCTCGAACAGTACCACGCGGATGGGCTACGGCTGGATGCGGTCGCCTCGATGCTCTACCTCGACTACTCCCGCGCGACGGGGGAGTGGATCCCCAACGAGCAAGGGGGACGGGAGGACCTCGCCGCAATCGCGTTCCTGCGCAAGCTGAACGAGGAGGTGTACCGCCAGTTCCCTGACGTGCAGACGATCGCCGAGGAATCCACCGCCTGGCCGATGGTGTCCCGTCCCACCTCGCTCGGGGGGCTCGGGTTCGGGCTGAAGTGGGACATGGGGTGGATGCACGACACGCTCCACTACATGGCCAAGGACCCCATCCACCGCAAGCACCACCACGACAAGCTCACGTTCCGCATGCTCTACGCCGCCCATGAGAACTTCGTCCTCCCCCTCTCCCACGACGAAGTGGTCCACGGGAAGGGGTCGCTCCTCGGGAAGATGCCGGGGGACGAGTGGCAGAAGTTCGCGAACCTCAGGCTCCTGTTGGGCTACATGTACGCCAGCGCAGGCAAGAAGCTCCTCTTCATGGGGGGGGAGATCGGGTCGTGGCGGGAGTGGGACCATGAACGGGCGGTCGAGTGGGCCCTCCTCGACCACGCCCCCCATCGCGGCGTCCAGCGCTGGGTGGCGGACCTGAACCGACTCTATCGGACGGAGCCCGCGTTGCACACGCGGGATTGCGGGGACCTTGGGTTTCAGTGGGTGGAGGCGAACGACGCTTCCTCGAGCGTGGTCGCGTTCCTGCGGTGGGGGCGCGAAGGCCGCGACGTAGTCCTCGTGGTGGGGAACTTCACGCCGGTGGTGCGCTCCGGCTACCGCGTCGGGGTCCCGTACCCGGGCCGGTGGGTGGAGCTCCTCAACGGGGACGCGACGAGCTACGGCGGAAGCGGGCAGGGGAACTTGGGTGGGCTGGACGCGGAGCCGATCCCCAGCCACGGGTTCCCGCACTCGCTTCCGTTGACGCTCCCCCCGCTGGCGACGCTCTTCTTGAAACCGGGTCCCGCGCAGTCTCCCTAGGGGTACGGGAGCGCGTCACGCCCCTGTCTCCTCTCCCTCCGGGATGAGCCCGATCCGGCGCACCGCCCCGCGCAGGTTCTTGGCCAGCCGCTTGTACTGCTCCTCCAGGTCCGGGGTCACCGAGCGCGGCGTTTTCGCGAGCGCCTGCTCGAAGTGGAGCATCGTGACCTCGCGCGCGGTGAGGGCCTCGCGCAGGGCGATCCGACCCGCCTTGCGGCACACTTCGGCGATGTCGGCCCCCGTGTAGCCGGCGGTGGCCGCGGCGAGCTTCTCCAGGTCCACGTCGGGGCCGAGCGGCATTGTCCGCGTGTGGATGCGGAAGATCGCGAGCCGCGCTCCCTGATCGGGGACGGGGACGTAGATGAGCTCGTCGAACCTCCCGGGGCGGAGCAGGGCGGGGTCCACGAGGTCAGGTCGGTTCGTGGCCCCGATCACCACCACCCCCCGCAGCTCCTCCAACCCGTCCATCTCAGCGAGCATCTGGTTCACGATCCGCTCCGTGGCGTGGGGCTCGCCGAGGGCGGACCCCCGGCGGGGGACGAGGGCATCCAGCTCGTCGAGGAACACCACCGCCGGCGCGACCTGCCGGGCGCGGCGGAACACCTCGGCGATCCTCTGCTCGCTCTCCCCATACCACTTGGAGAGGAGCTCGGAGCCCTTGGCGGTGATGAAGTTGGCCTGGGACTCGCTGGCCACCGCCTTGGCGAGGATCGTCTTCCCCGTCCCCGGCGGACCATAGAGGAGGATCCCCTTCGGCGGCGTGATCCCCAGCCGCCGGAACGCCTCGGGGGTGGTGAGGGGGAGCTCCACCGCCTCCCGCAGGAGCTGCTGGACCTCCTCCAGCCCCCCGATGTCGGCCCACGTCACGGTCGGTACCTCCACCATCACCTCCCGCATCGCCGAGGGGCGAACCTCCTTCAGGGCACGATCGAAATCCTCCCACCGCACCACGAGCTCGTCGGCCACCTCGGGGGGGATCCCCGCCTCGTCGAGGTTGATCTTGGGAAGGAGCTTCCTCAACACGTTCATCGCGGCCTCGCGAGCGAGCGCCGCGATGTCGGAACCGACGAACCCATGGGTGAGGCCGGCGAGCCTGTCCAGATCCACATCGGGAGCGAGGGGCATCCCCCGCGTGTGGACCATCAGAATCTCCTTGCGGCCGTCCCGATCCGGGACCCGGACCTCGATCTCGCGGTCAAACCTCCCCGGGCGGCGCAGGGCAGGGTCGATCGCCTCCACGCGGTTCGTGGCCGCGATCACAATCACGTTCCGCCGCTGCCGGAGCCCATCCATGAGGGTGAGGAGCTGGGCCACCACCCGCCGCTCGACCTCGCCCGTCACCTCGGCTCGTCGCGGGGCAATCGAGTCCAGTTCATCAATGAAGATGATCGCGGGGGCGTTCTTCTCCGCCTGCTCGAAGATCTCTCGCAGCCGCCCCTCCGACTCCCCGTAGAAGCGGGACATGATCTCGGGCCCGGAGATGGCGATGAAGTGGGCATCGGTCTCCGTGGCCACCGCCTTGGCGAGCAGCGTCTTCCCCGTCCCCGGCGGGCCGTGGAGGAGGACCCCCCGCGGCGGCTCGATCCCCAGGCGATCGAACAGCTCAGGCTTCTTGAGGGGGAGCTCCACCATCTCCCGGATCTTCTGGATCACGTCGCGCAGGCCGCCGATGTCCTCATAGGCCACCTCCGGGACGTCCCGGCCGCGCTCCGCCACCTCGACGTGCTCGGGGAGAAGCTCGATCCCCGTGTCGGGGGTGATGCGGACGAGGCCGCCAGGCTGGGTGCTGACCACCTTGAGGTGGATCTCCCCCAGGCCGAAGGCCGGCCCCATCTGCTGCGTGAACTCCCGGAAGATGCGCTCGAACAGGAGGTCGCCCCCGAACGGGCTCCCCTCAGGCCGGGCCGCGGTGGACACGACATCCCCCGTGCGCACGACGCGGCCGACGAGGACGGCCCGCAGGCTGTCCGGGGGAGCCACGAGGTGAAGCCCCTTCCGCGCTGGGGCGAGGGTCACCTGGGTGGCGGGTTTCCACTTCGCTTTCCGTATCTGCACCGTCTCCCCCACGCCGACGCCCGCGTTGGCCCGGATGAGGCCATCGATGCGCACGATGTCGAGCCCGGCATCGGCCTGGTAAGCGACGGCGGCGATGGCCCCCGTGACGCGGGCCCCTTCGAGCTCGATCGGCTCGCCCGGCGAGATCCCGAGTGCCGCGATGTGTTCGGCGGTGAGGCGGGCGATCCCCCGTCCCACATCCGGCTGGTGGGCCTCGGCCACCTTCAGTTTCAGTTCAACCTGTTCTTCCTTCGGTGTCATCGGTATCCGTGGTTCACCCGACGAATGGTAGCGTGGCGCCGCCGGCTCGACCATAGGGATGGCTATAATCGTCAGCGTGCGCCTGTTCTACTGCGTGGAACTGGGAGATGATGTGCGGGCGGGCATCGCCCGGAGCGCCCGCTCGCTTCAGGCTAGGATCCGAGCCGGGACATGGGTTGCGCCGGAAAATCTCCACGTCACGCTCCGGTTCCTGGGGGAAGTGGGGGAGGACCTCGTCCCACCCCTGGAGGAGCTCGGAGCGGAGGCTTCTTCCCAGCTTACGCCGTTCGAGCTACGCTTCGACCGGTTCGGGGCGTTCCCGAGCCCGTCCCGGGCCCGCGTGTTGTGGGCCGGGCCGACTGTGGACAGTGCCCCCTTCGCGGCCCTCGCCCACCGGATTGAGGAAGGGGTGCAGGCGCTCGGGTTCCCGCCGGAAAGGAGGCCGGCCCATCCCCACGTGACCCTGGCCCGGCTGCGGGTCCCGCAGGACCTCGCCCCCGCGCTCGCGGAGGCCCCTCCCCCTGATCTGCAAGCATGGGTGGACGATCTCACCTTGATGGCGTCTGAGCTCCGGCCCGAGGGCCCCCTCTACACCCCGCTCGCGCGGTGGTCCCTGGGGGGATGATGCCGTACGAGATCCTCGACCACGAGGCCGATGCCGGGGTGCGGGGGATCGGGGCGACCCTCGACGAGGCGTTCGCCGAGGCGGCGCGGGGGATGTTCTCCCTGATGGCGGACCTCGCTCAGGTTCGCGCGGAGAGGGAGGTGGAGATCGAGGCCCACGGCGATACCCTGGAAGGGCTCCTCGTGGCGTGGCTGGGGGAGCTCCTGCGGGAGCGGGACGTGCGGGGCATGCTCTTCTCCCGGTTTGCGGTGTGCATCGTGGGGGAGGACAGCCGGTGGCACCTTGTCGGCCGGGCCTGGGGGGAGAGGATGGACCCCGGGCGGCACGAGTTGGGGGTCGAGGTGAAGGCAGCCACCTACGCCGGCGTGCGCGTCGCGAAGAGAGGGGATGCCTACATCGCCCAGTGCATCGTGGACCTGTAAAGGAGGGAATATGGAGCTGAAGAGGATCGGCGACTTCGCATGGGAGCTCCCCCGGGCCGGGGAGATGCGGGTCCCGGGGTGGATCTTCGTCTCAGAGGAGCTCCTCCGGCCCCTCCTCTCCGGAACGGAGGGAGGGGAGGACGAGGGAGGCGGGCACGAGTGGAACGCGCTCGTCCAGGTGAGGAACGTGGCCTGCCTCCCCGGGATCGTGACGGCCTCGATCGCCATGCCCGATATCCACCCCGGCTACGGGTTCCCCATTGGAGGGGTCGGCGCGTTCGACCCCGATGGGGGGGTGGTGGCGATGGGCGGGGTCGGGTTCGACATCAACTGTGGGGTACGGGTCCTGACAACCCCCCTCTCCCGATCCGACGTCGAGGACCGGAAGGAGGAAGTGGCCGATTCCCTGTTCGCCCACGTCCCAGCGGGCCTCGGGTCGGAGGGGAAGATCCGCCTCACCCTGAACGGGGTGGACGAGGTGCTCAAGAAGGGGGCTGCCTTCGCCCTCGAACGCGGGTACGGGCTTCCCGAGGATCTCATGTACATCGAGGAGAACGGGCGGATGGACGGCGCCGATCCCGGTGCCGTATCCGCGAGGGCCAAGGAGCGGGAGTTCCGCCAGATCGGGACGTTGGGCTCGGGGAACCACTACCTCGAGGTCCAGTACGTGGAGGAGATCGCCGACCGCGCGGCGGCCCGCGCCTATGGTCTGGAAGAGGATCAGATCCTCGTCGCGATCCACTGCGGCTCGCGGGGGCTGGGGCATCAGATCGGACAGGACGCGCTCCCCGAGCTGGAGCGGGCGAGCCGCAAGTACGGGATCCCGATCCGGGAGCGGGAGCTCGTGTGCGCTCCGATCCGCTCCCCCGAGGGGGGGAAGTACCTCGCGGCGGTGTTCGCGGGGATCAACTGTGCCTTTGCCAACCGCCAGGTCATCGCCCACCTCGTGCGGGAGGTCCTCGCCCCCCTGTTCTCGCTCCCCCATGGGGCGATCCGCACCCTGTACGACGTGGGGCACAACAACGTCAAGTTCGAGCGCCACCGGGTGGACGGGGAGGAGCGGACGCTCCTCGTTCACCGCAAGGGCTCCACGCGCGCCTTCGGCCCCGGACGGAGGGAGAACCCAGATCGGTACCGGGCCGTGGGTCACCCGATCTTCGTAGGAGGGACGATGGGCACCGCCTCCTACATCCTCCGAGGGACGGAAGTGGGGATGGAGAAAGCATTCGGGTCCGGGATCCACGGGGCAGGGCGGGCGATGTCCCGCGCCAAGGCCAAGAAGCGCTGGCGGGGCCAGGAGCTCGTCCAGGACCTGGCCAAGCAGGGGATCACCGTCCGCGCTCATTCCTATGCGGGGGCAGCGGAGGAGGCGCCCGGCGCGTACAAGGACGTGGACCTCGTGGTGGAAGCGGCGGTGGGGGCGGGGCTCAACGCGCTCGTGGCCAAGGTCCGGCCGCTTGTGTGCATCAAGGGGTGAGGGATGAAGAGGACCCTCTGGATCGCGCTCGCAGTTGGGTTGGGGGCGATCGGCGCGCCCGCCGATCCCGTGGCGACGTGCACCCTCCGCTGGCTTGCCGCGGTCGGGTTCTCCCCCGATGGGTCCCTCATCGTGACCGCGTCCGACAACGGGCTCGTTCACCTCTGGGACGTGAGCGAGATCCTCACCGCACCGTGACGATCGAGGATTGGATCCGGGGCCACGTTCCCGTGGAGGCGAGCACCTCGGCCGCGCTCCGCTACGAGCGGATGATTCGGCAGGCGGCCGAGCCCCTGCCGGGGGTCCACCGCCCGGCCGACCCCGCTCAGCCGTTCGATTGGGTGGAACAGGCGCAGATCGGGGCGTTCCTCGCCGCCCTCGGCGAGGCCCGTCGCGTGCTCGACATCGGCACCGGGGACGGGTGGCCCGCGCTTCCCCTCGCGCGGCGGGTGCCGGAGGTGGTAGCCCTCGATCCCTCCCCCCGCCGGGCCGCCCATGCCCAGGACAACGCGGTCCGCCTCGGGCTCAAAAATGTGGAGGTCGCGTGCGCACCCGCTGAGGAGCTCCCGTTCCCGGACGGTTCGTTCGACGGCGCCGTCGCGGCGTGCGCGATCGAACAGAGCACCGATCCAGCGCAGGCGCTTCGGGAGGCGTTCCGGGTCCTCCGATCCGGGGGGCGGTTCGCCGCCATGTTCGAGGACCTGTCCGCCGAGCTGAGGAGCCCGATCGAGGAGACGGCTGAGCTGTACAGCGACGGGGAGCAAGCAGTGTACCGGCTCGTCCACCGCTCGCTTGCCCCCCTCCGCGAGGTGGAGTACGAACTCCGGTTCCGGGCGAGCCCCGGCCTACGTTCCGCTGCGGAGGAGGTGCGGCCCGTGCCCACGTTCCGCGCTACCCCGGCCGAACCGGGGCTGAGGCCGGTGGCCCCCGACGATCCCGTCCTCGGGATCCCCCTCCTCGAGGCGTCGTGCGACGAGCTCATCGCGGCGCGGTCCTTCGAGCTCCGCCACCGCTCCCCCGCGGAGACGATCGCCCTCGTCGCCGAGGCAGGGTTCGAGGGGACCCGGGCGTATGGGAACATCACCTGGCTCGCGCGGGACTTCTTTGGCCCCGCCCACCGCGACGGCCTCCTTGCCGAGCTCGCCCCACACATGGACGGGATCACCCGCGCCTTCGGTCACCTCTATGCCGCCGTTCCCGTGGGGAAGACATCGGTGTTCTTCCTCGTAGCCAGGAAACCGTGACCCGCGCCGGGGGGCGCGGAGATCTCCGTCCACGCGCTCGGTGAGGACCGGGCGATCGCAACCCGCCTCGCTAGTTCGTCCCCTCCCGGAGCGCAGCTTGGGAGATCTCGTCCTGGACCTGGACGAGGTTCAGGCGCCGGTACAGGCCATCGTGGGCCATGAGCTCAGCGTGATTCCCCCGCTCCACGATCCGCCCGTCCCGCAACACGACGATCTCGTCCGCGCGGCGTACGGTGGACAGGCGGTGGGCGATGACGATCGTTGTCCTCCCCACCATGAGCCGTTCCAACGCCTCCTGGATGAGGAGCTCCGTCTCCGTGTCCACCGCCGAGGTCGCCTCGTCGAGGATGAGGATCGGCGCATCCTTCAGGACGGCGCGGGCGATCGCGAGTCGCTGCCGTTGGCCGCCAGATAGCTTCACCCCCCGCTCGCCGATCATCGTGTCGTACCCCTGGGGCAGCTCGGCGATGAAGTCGTGGGCGTTGGCGACGCGGGCCGCCTCGATCATCTCCTCCTCCGTAGCGTCGGGCCGGCCGAAGAGGATGTTCTCCCGCACCGTCCCGTGGAACAGGAACACCTCTTGGAGGACGAGGCTCACCTGACGGCGCAGGCTGGCGAGCGTGAGGTCGCGGAGGTCGTAGCCGTCGAGGGTGATCCGCCCCTGACACGGGTCGTAGAAGCGGGGGATGAGCATGACGATGGTCGTCTTCCCCACCCCGGTCGGGCCAACGAGGGCCACCACCGACCCGGGGGCGATGTCGAGGTTGATGTCCTCGAGCACCATCTCCCCCTCGCTGTAGCGGAAGCTCACTCCCTCGAACCGGATCGCGCCCTTCGCCCGGCCGGGGAACTCGATCGCATCTGGACGCTCGGCCACGTCGGGCTCCTGCTCGAGGAGATCGGCCACCCGCTCCGCACCAGCGACCGACTGTTGGATGCTCTCCCACACGTTGCTCAGCGCCCGCACCGGCTGGTAGAGGAGCTCCAGGTAGAGGAAGTACGCAACGAGATCCGCGATGGGAAGCGTCTGGTTCAGGACGAGCCTCCCGCCAAAGTAGATGAGAACGATTGTCCCGAGCGACGCAGCGAGCTCGACCGCGGGGTGGAATACGGCCATCAGGCGCAACGCGTGCAGGAGCGAGTCCCGATAGCGGACGATCCGGGTCCACACGCGGTCCGCCTCCGCCTCCTCCCGGGTGAAGGCCTGGATCTCGCGGATCCCCGACAGGTTGTCGTTGAGGGCGGCGTTCAGTTCCCCCAGTGCGACCTGGCGCTGGCGGAACGCGGGCCGCACGTAGCGGGCGAACCCGCGCATCGCGAGCACGATGAACGGGATGGGGATCATCGAGAGGAGCGCGAGCTGCCAGCTCATGCTCATGAGGACAGCTGTGACGCCGGCGAGCATGAGCACGTTGACGAACACGTCGGGGATGGCGTGGGCGACGAGCTGCTCAAGGAGCTCGGAGTCGTTGACCATCCGCGACATGAGCTGGCCCGTCTGTTTGTCCTCGTAGAAGCGGAGCGACAGGCGCTGGAGGTGGCGGTACACGTCGTTGCGCACGTCGGCGACCACGTGCCAGCCAGCGACGTGGGCAGCGTAGGAGCGCGTGAACTGCATCAGGGCGCGCAGGATGTACACGGCGAGGGCGAGCAGGGCGAGCCGCGCCACGAGGGTGAGCGCCTCCGGACCCGCCCCCGGATCCGTGACCGCGGCAACCATCGTCCGCACGATCCACGGGGCAACGAGCTGGACCCCGACCAGGACGAGCATGCTCGCCACGGTCAGCACAAGCGAAAGCCGGTACCGCTTTGCGTACTGGAAGACCCAGGCCAGTCCCTTCACCGCCCCTCCTCACGGGAACGTCAGGGGCATCCCCCTGGCGAACCAGGCCGCATTGTACCCGCGTCCGCCTGGGCCCGCAGTCCCTCGCGTCCGGTGCGCGATGCGGTGTTCTACCCCCGCCCTTGCCCCTCCACGGCCCGGGCCCCCCCGCGGCACGGTGAAACCGCGGGTGCCCCGACGGTGTAGAATGCGGCGGAGGTGGTAGCATGATGAAGCGGGCAATTCTCTCGACACTGGCGATCGTGCTGCTCGGGGGAGGTCTGGCGCTAGGACAGGTGTGCTGCCCTCCGCCCCCGTGCTGTCCCCCTCCCCCCCCGGAACCACCCTGTTACACCACGTTCTGGGTCGGGGAGCCGCTCTTGGTGGAGCTGGTCATCCCGTGGGGCCTGTTCTGCTGTTGCTGCTGTGGGACGACGACGATGATCACGGGGTGGTCGGTGGAGGCGTTCAGCGGGGGGGTCGTGTACCAGTACACCTACCCCGCTCCGGTGAGCGCGGACACGCAGATCGTGTGGGACCAGAAGGATCTCGCCGGGGTCCAGGTCGCACCGGGGTTCTACACGATCACGGTCACAACCACGGACAAGGTGGTGCAGACCTACGTGAAAATCGACGAGAAGCAGAGCGATTGCTGCTTCTTCCTCTGCACACCGCTCTCTAGGCCGTGCGGGATCTCACTCTGTGATCCGTACCTCAAGGTATCGCGGGCCCCAACCTGCACCACGTGTGGCGATCCGTGTTGCGGCCCGTGCGGCTGCCTCCCGTTCCTGTTCTTCCTCGGCATCGGGAAGTGAGTTGCCGGAGCTCCCGGATCTGGAGGTCGTGCGGGACATCCTCTCCCCCCGGATCGTGGGGCAGGCGGTCCGGGGGGTGGAGGTCAACCGTCCCGATCTCCTCCGCACCGGGGAGGGAAGTGTATCCCTCCTCGTAAGGAAGGAACTCCACGCGATCGGGCGGCGGGGAAAGTACCTCCTCTTCTCGTTTGGGCCGGAGGCTCACCTCCTCGTTCACCTCATGCGCTGGGGATGGCTGTGGCACGGTCCGCATGGGTACACGCCGACCACGGCGACCCAGCTCCGGCTGATGTTCGACGATGGGTCCGATCTCCGCCTTATCGAGGCGCGGTCGCCGTACCTGGCGGCGGCGTGGGTGGTTCCCGATCCGAAGACCGCTGAGCCGTTGCGGGGCCTCGGCGTGGAGCCCCTGTCCGCTGAGTTCACCCCGGAGGTCCTGCGCCACCTCATCGCGGGGAAGCGCCGGCCTCTGAAGCGGTTCCTCACGGACCAGTCGCTGATCGCCGGGATCGGGAACGCCTACGCGGACGAGATCCTGTTCCGGGCTCGGCTATCCCCGGTCCGCTACACCCATACCCTGACGGAGGACGAGCTCGACCGTCTGTGGCACGCGATCGGGGAGGCCCTGCGCTGGGCGATCCGCGAGATCCGGGCGCGGGTGGGGGACGTACTGTTCGATCGTGAGGTGCGCGACTTCCTCTTCGTGCACGGAAAGAAGGGCGACCCGTGTCGGGAGTGCGGGACCCCGATCGCGGAGATCCTGTTCGAGGACGCCCGGACCAACTACTGCCCACGCTGCCAGGGCCCACGCGTCGCCCCTCCGCTCCGTCGCGGGTGAGACCATCAGGAGAGGAGGAGGACGAGGATCGCCTTCTGGGCGTGGAGGCGGTTCTCGGCCTGATCG from Candidatus Bipolaricaulis anaerobius harbors:
- the glgB gene encoding 1,4-alpha-glucan branching protein GlgB, whose protein sequence is MGDREVRIVDGEPTLLTEQDLWLFAEGTHTRLYEVLGAHPITVEGKAGTLFAVWAPDAEAVSVVGDFNRWDPERHRMRPHRQSGIWECFVPGVGPGALYKYHLTSRHGPRLLKADPFAFHSEVPPRSASVVWDLAYRWGDSAWLQVRGERNALGAPISIYELHLGSWQRTEDGRYLTYRELAPRLAAYLEELGFTHVEFLPVMEHPFYGSWGYQITGYFAPTSRYGTPQDFMYLVDYLHQKGIGVILDWVPSHFATDGHGLGQFDGSHLYEHADPRRGIHPDWGSFTFNYNRHEVRSFLLSSALFWLEQYHADGLRLDAVASMLYLDYSRATGEWIPNEQGGREDLAAIAFLRKLNEEVYRQFPDVQTIAEESTAWPMVSRPTSLGGLGFGLKWDMGWMHDTLHYMAKDPIHRKHHHDKLTFRMLYAAHENFVLPLSHDEVVHGKGSLLGKMPGDEWQKFANLRLLLGYMYASAGKKLLFMGGEIGSWREWDHERAVEWALLDHAPHRGVQRWVADLNRLYRTEPALHTRDCGDLGFQWVEANDASSSVVAFLRWGREGRDVVLVVGNFTPVVRSGYRVGVPYPGRWVELLNGDATSYGGSGQGNLGGLDAEPIPSHGFPHSLPLTLPPLATLFLKPGPAQSP
- a CDS encoding CDC48 family AAA ATPase — translated: MTPKEEQVELKLKVAEAHQPDVGRGIARLTAEHIAALGISPGEPIELEGARVTGAIAAVAYQADAGLDIVRIDGLIRANAGVGVGETVQIRKAKWKPATQVTLAPARKGLHLVAPPDSLRAVLVGRVVRTGDVVSTAARPEGSPFGGDLLFERIFREFTQQMGPAFGLGEIHLKVVSTQPGGLVRITPDTGIELLPEHVEVAERGRDVPEVAYEDIGGLRDVIQKIREMVELPLKKPELFDRLGIEPPRGVLLHGPPGTGKTLLAKAVATETDAHFIAISGPEIMSRFYGESEGRLREIFEQAEKNAPAIIFIDELDSIAPRRAEVTGEVERRVVAQLLTLMDGLRQRRNVIVIAATNRVEAIDPALRRPGRFDREIEVRVPDRDGRKEILMVHTRGMPLAPDVDLDRLAGLTHGFVGSDIAALAREAAMNVLRKLLPKINLDEAGIPPEVADELVVRWEDFDRALKEVRPSAMREVMVEVPTVTWADIGGLEEVQQLLREAVELPLTTPEAFRRLGITPPKGILLYGPPGTGKTILAKAVASESQANFITAKGSELLSKWYGESEQRIAEVFRRARQVAPAVVFLDELDALVPRRGSALGEPHATERIVNQMLAEMDGLEELRGVVVIGATNRPDLVDPALLRPGRFDELIYVPVPDQGARLAIFRIHTRTMPLGPDVDLEKLAAATAGYTGADIAEVCRKAGRIALREALTAREVTMLHFEQALAKTPRSVTPDLEEQYKRLAKNLRGAVRRIGLIPEGEETGA
- the thpR gene encoding RNA 2',3'-cyclic phosphodiesterase; amino-acid sequence: MAIIVSVRLFYCVELGDDVRAGIARSARSLQARIRAGTWVAPENLHVTLRFLGEVGEDLVPPLEELGAEASSQLTPFELRFDRFGAFPSPSRARVLWAGPTVDSAPFAALAHRIEEGVQALGFPPERRPAHPHVTLARLRVPQDLAPALAEAPPPDLQAWVDDLTLMASELRPEGPLYTPLARWSLGG
- a CDS encoding archease, which translates into the protein MPYEILDHEADAGVRGIGATLDEAFAEAARGMFSLMADLAQVRAEREVEIEAHGDTLEGLLVAWLGELLRERDVRGMLFSRFAVCIVGEDSRWHLVGRAWGERMDPGRHELGVEVKAATYAGVRVAKRGDAYIAQCIVDL
- a CDS encoding RtcB family protein, which encodes MELKRIGDFAWELPRAGEMRVPGWIFVSEELLRPLLSGTEGGEDEGGGHEWNALVQVRNVACLPGIVTASIAMPDIHPGYGFPIGGVGAFDPDGGVVAMGGVGFDINCGVRVLTTPLSRSDVEDRKEEVADSLFAHVPAGLGSEGKIRLTLNGVDEVLKKGAAFALERGYGLPEDLMYIEENGRMDGADPGAVSARAKEREFRQIGTLGSGNHYLEVQYVEEIADRAAARAYGLEEDQILVAIHCGSRGLGHQIGQDALPELERASRKYGIPIRERELVCAPIRSPEGGKYLAAVFAGINCAFANRQVIAHLVREVLAPLFSLPHGAIRTLYDVGHNNVKFERHRVDGEERTLLVHRKGSTRAFGPGRRENPDRYRAVGHPIFVGGTMGTASYILRGTEVGMEKAFGSGIHGAGRAMSRAKAKKRWRGQELVQDLAKQGITVRAHSYAGAAEEAPGAYKDVDLVVEAAVGAGLNALVAKVRPLVCIKG
- a CDS encoding WD40 repeat domain-containing protein, whose translation is MKRTLWIALAVGLGAIGAPADPVATCTLRWLAAVGFSPDGSLIVTASDNGLVHLWDVSEILTAP
- a CDS encoding class I SAM-dependent methyltransferase; protein product: MTIEDWIRGHVPVEASTSAALRYERMIRQAAEPLPGVHRPADPAQPFDWVEQAQIGAFLAALGEARRVLDIGTGDGWPALPLARRVPEVVALDPSPRRAAHAQDNAVRLGLKNVEVACAPAEELPFPDGSFDGAVAACAIEQSTDPAQALREAFRVLRSGGRFAAMFEDLSAELRSPIEETAELYSDGEQAVYRLVHRSLAPLREVEYELRFRASPGLRSAAEEVRPVPTFRATPAEPGLRPVAPDDPVLGIPLLEASCDELIAARSFELRHRSPAETIALVAEAGFEGTRAYGNITWLARDFFGPAHRDGLLAELAPHMDGITRAFGHLYAAVPVGKTSVFFLVARKP
- a CDS encoding ABC transporter ATP-binding protein; protein product: MKGLAWVFQYAKRYRLSLVLTVASMLVLVGVQLVAPWIVRTMVAAVTDPGAGPEALTLVARLALLALAVYILRALMQFTRSYAAHVAGWHVVADVRNDVYRHLQRLSLRFYEDKQTGQLMSRMVNDSELLEQLVAHAIPDVFVNVLMLAGVTAVLMSMSWQLALLSMIPIPFIVLAMRGFARYVRPAFRQRQVALGELNAALNDNLSGIREIQAFTREEAEADRVWTRIVRYRDSLLHALRLMAVFHPAVELAASLGTIVLIYFGGRLVLNQTLPIADLVAYFLYLELLYQPVRALSNVWESIQQSVAGAERVADLLEQEPDVAERPDAIEFPGRAKGAIRFEGVSFRYSEGEMVLEDINLDIAPGSVVALVGPTGVGKTTIVMLIPRFYDPCQGRITLDGYDLRDLTLASLRRQVSLVLQEVFLFHGTVRENILFGRPDATEEEMIEAARVANAHDFIAELPQGYDTMIGERGVKLSGGQRQRLAIARAVLKDAPILILDEATSAVDTETELLIQEALERLMVGRTTIVIAHRLSTVRRADEIVVLRDGRIVERGNHAELMAHDGLYRRLNLVQVQDEISQAALREGTN
- a CDS encoding Fpg/Nei family DNA glycosylase: MPELPDLEVVRDILSPRIVGQAVRGVEVNRPDLLRTGEGSVSLLVRKELHAIGRRGKYLLFSFGPEAHLLVHLMRWGWLWHGPHGYTPTTATQLRLMFDDGSDLRLIEARSPYLAAAWVVPDPKTAEPLRGLGVEPLSAEFTPEVLRHLIAGKRRPLKRFLTDQSLIAGIGNAYADEILFRARLSPVRYTHTLTEDELDRLWHAIGEALRWAIREIRARVGDVLFDREVRDFLFVHGKKGDPCRECGTPIAEILFEDARTNYCPRCQGPRVAPPLRRG